One Temnothorax longispinosus isolate EJ_2023e chromosome 8, Tlon_JGU_v1, whole genome shotgun sequence genomic region harbors:
- the Flo2 gene encoding flotillin-2, translating into MGNVHTCGPNEALVVSGGCCGSMRKRTIVGGYAFTWWFVTDVQRLSLEVMTLNPVCESVETAQGVPLTVTGVAQCKIMKADELLHTASEQFLGKSVHEIKSTILSTLEGHLRAILGTLSVEEVYKDRDQFAALVREVAAPDVGRMGIEILSFTIKDVYDEVQYLTSLGKAQTAAVKRDADVGVAEANRDAGIREAECEKSAMDIKYNTDTKIEDNARLYQLQKAHFDQEVNTAKAEAQLAYELQAAKIKQRIRNEEIQIDVVERRKQIEVEEQEIRRKEHELQSTVRLPAEAEFYKMGRIAEGKRTQTVNAAKAEAEKIRLIGEAEAHALEAVGVSEAERMRMKAAIYKKYGEAAILNITLNALPKIAAEVAAPLARTEEIVLLGGSDATSGELTRLVGQVPPAVQALTGVDLSKVLGKIPGAK; encoded by the exons GAGGATGCTGCGGCTCTATGAGAAAGAGGACCATCGTCGGCGGATACGCGTTCACCTGGTGGTTCGTCACCGACGTACAGCGCTTGTCGCTGGAGGTAATGACTCTGAACCCGGTGTGCGAGAGCGTAGAAACGGCGCAGGGGGTGCCGCTGACGGTCACTGGAGTGGCGCAGTGCAAAATCATGAAGGCCGACGAATTGTTGCATACTGCCAGTGAACAGTTTCTCGGAAAGAGCGTTCACGAGATCAAGTCCACGATCCTATCCACCTTAGAGGGTCATCTTCGAGCTATACTGG GAACTCTCTCCGTGGAGGAAGTCTACAAGGATCGTGATCAATTTGCGGCTCTCGTGCGAGAAGTCGCCGCGCCGGACGTCGGTCGCATGGGCATCGAGATCCTCTCGTTTACGATAAAGGATGTCTACGATGAGGTTCAATATTTAACATCGCTCGGCAAAGCCCAGACGGCCGCTGTTAAAAGAGACGCTGATGTAGGGGTCGCCGAAGCAAATCGAGATGCCGGTATTAGG GAAGCGGAATGCGAAAAGTCGGCGAtggatataaaatacaataccGACACAAAGATAGAGGACAACGCAAGACTCTACCAATTGCAGAAGGCTCATTTCGATCAAGAAGTAAATACAGCG AAAGCCGAGGCCCAGTTAGCTTACGAACTTCAAGCGGCAAAGATAAAACAGCGAATACGAAACGAGGAGATACAGATAGACGTTGTGGAGAGGCGCAAACAAATCGAAGTCGAGGAACAGGAGATCCGTCGAAAGGAGCATGAGCTCCAGAGCACAGTGCGATTACCAGCCGAAGCTGAATTCTATAAAATGGGAAGAATTGCCGAGGGaaagag AACTCAAACTGTGAACGCCGCGAAAGCCGAGGCTGAGAAGATTCGATTGATCGGAGAGGCCGAGGCTCATGCTCTAGAGGCCGTCGGTGTATCAGAGGCCGAACGCATGCGGATGAAAGCCGCGATTTACAAAAAGTACGGCGAAGCGGCGATACTCAACATCACTTTGAATGCCTTGCCGAAG ATCGCAGCCGAGGTCGCGGCACCGTTAGCGAGAACGGAAGAAATTGTGCTTCTCGGCGGGAGCGACGCGACCAGCGGAGAACTTACGCGTCTCGTTGGGCAAGTACCTCCAGCTGTACAAGCACTGACTGGTGTAGATCTTTCCAAG GTGTTGGGGAAAATACCAGGAGCAAAGTAA
- the Pgi gene encoding glucose-6-phosphate isomerase produces MKSKTDLLTDPAWKQLQQYFDSNGSKINIYNMFQEDSKRFEKFSLELSTPQDGPILLDYSKNKINEQVLGLLFNLARAREIEAARNAMFSGEKINFTENRAVLHIALRNRSTTPILVDGKDVMPDVNAVLEHMKSFTNEILTKQWKGFTGKPIEDVVNIGIGGSDLGPLMVTEALKAYSIGPRVHFVSNIDGTHIAETLKKLNPETTLFIIASKTFTTQETITNATTAKLWLLKMLKDEAAVARHFVALSTNEQKVKEFGIDVKNMFGFWDWVGGRYSLWSAIGLSICLSIGFDNFEKLLSGAHFMDQHFCTAPLEQNAPVILALLGIWYHNFYKAETHALLPYDQYLHRFAAYFQQGDMESNGKYITRSGRSVTYSTGPIVWGEPGTNGQHAFYQLLHQGTRLVPADFIIPVQSQNQIVPHHTILLANFFAQTEALMKGKNEKEARAELQKSGLSAEQVDLLLPHKLFEGNRPTNSIVVKKLTPFILGALIAMYEHKIFVQGIIWDINSYDQWGVELGKQLAKAIEPELVSAENVTTHDSSTNGLIAFAKRHRA; encoded by the exons ATGAAATCCAAGACGGATTTGTTGACTGACCCTGCATGGAAACAGCTGCAACAATACTTTGACAGCAATGGCTCGAAGatcaacatatataatatgtttcaGGAGGATTCTAAACGTTTCGAAAAATTTAG CTTGGAGCTCTCTACCCCACAAGATGGACCGATTTTATTGGATTATTCCAAGAATAAGATTAATGAACAAGTACttggattattatttaacctg gCTCGTGCACGGGAAATCGAAGCTGCGAGAAATGCCATGTTTAGTGGCGAAAAGATCAATTTCACTGAGAATAGAGCAGTTTTGCATATTGCCTTGCGTAATAGAAGCACGACACCAATATTAGTGGATGGAAAGGACGTGATGCCTGATGTTAATGCAGTGTTGGAACATATGAAAAGTTTTACAAATGAG ATATTGACAAAACAATGGAAAGGATTCACTGGTAAACCTATTGAAGATGTTGTTAATATTGGAATTGGTGGCTCTGATCTT GGTCCACTTATGGTAACCGAAGCTTTAAAAGCATACAGCATTGGACCTAGAGTTCACTTTGTTAGTAATATAGACGGCACTCATATAGCTGAAACTCTTAAGAAGTTAAATCCCGAAACAACTTTGTTCATAATAGCTTCCAAGACATTTACAACACAGGAAACCATAACGAATGCAACTACCGCCAAACTGTGGcttttgaaaatgttaaaagat GAAGCTGCAGTAGCCCGCCATTTTGTAGCATTATCTACTAATGAGCAAAAGGTTAAAGAATTTGGCATTGACGTTAAAAACATGTTTGGTTTCTGGGATTGGGTTGGTGGGCGTTACTCATTGTGGTCAGCTATTGGCTTATCAATTTGCTTGTCAATTGGttttgataattttgaaaagctTTTAAGTGGAGCTCACTTTATGGATCAACACTTTTGCACAGCACCTTTAGAGCAAAAT GCTCCTGTCATATTGGCTTTACTTGGCATATGGTATCATAACTTTTATAAGGCTGAAACACATGCATTATTACCATATGATCAATATCTACACAGATTTGCAGCTTACTTTCAGCAAGGCGATATGGAAAGTAATGGAAAATACATTACTCGTTCTGGGAGAAGCGTAACGTATTCCACTG ggCCGATTGTGTGGGGAGAACCAGGCACTAATGGACAACATGCATTCTATCAGTTGTTGCATCAAGGTACAAGACTTGTACCAGCAGATTTTATAATTCCTGTTCAATCTCAAAATCAG attGTTCCACATCACACGATTTTACTTGCTAACTTCTTTGCGCAAACTGAAGCTTTAATGAAAGGCAAGAATGAAAAAGAGGCTCGAGCAGAGTTGCAAAAATCAGGGTTGAGCGCTGAACAAGTGGACTTATTACTACCACATAAGTTGTTTGAAGGAAACAGACCTACAAACAGCATTGtagtaaagaaattaacacCTTTTATTCTTGGTGCTTTGATTG CCATGTATGAACATAAAATCTTTGTACAAGGCATTATTTGGGATATCAATTCATATGATCAATGGgg CGTGGAGTTGGGAAAACAGCTAGCTAAAGCCATTGAACCCGAACTGGTTAGCGCAGAAAATGTTACAACGCATGATTCATCGACTAATGGCTTGATAGCGTTTGCTAAACGTCACAGagcctaa
- the Dolk gene encoding dolichol kinase isoform X1, with the protein MELLVAQYTQLEENILRNVKRNGIQHRPNASSGLWLGVLVGLSAAVTILREESSYSEICLFVGTTGFGLVLCSLCLYVRLSMKQTVAKDFHAVYFVPAIITSVLFLLAANKGLLTSVTWGLTVGSLGTWGVLQLMSVFPSCFTIGEATVVTHSFILFLMSAVTNLPLRYHLPPIHDSDISTVLLQVAILYVVAICFLCGYFPILRSTTYFYLTIISLLCFATLPLLYVILDKNPIVWIVSFALGSRERRAIFMYWGICLLLSILILRYQISSKSQATSSTRKNFHVLATFVYIPGMIYDPLLLYLASGVMLILFVALEVIRLLKVPPLGEILQQGFIAFADEKDCLLSLTPIYLLCGLSLPLWMPTNNLTLVVLLSGVLTVGIGDTAASFVGNRWGLHKWLDTEKTIEGTVACIFCQVCVILTLTCCGFMDTYHLLLRSLLAAASISLIEARTNQVDNLALPLLMYVCLMV; encoded by the exons ATGGAGTTGTTGGTCGCGCAGTATACTCAGCTCGAGGAAAATATATTGCGAAATGTCAAACGCAACGGCATACAGCACCG GCCAAACGCGAGCAGTGGATTATGGCTAGGTGTTTTAGTCGGGCTGAGTGCAGCAGTTACAATATTGAGAGAAGAGAGCAGTTACTCCGAAATATGTCTCTTTGTAGGAACCACAGGCTTCGGTCTTGTTCTCTGTTCGCTATGCCTTTATGTGCGGCTTTCAATGAAACAGACCGTAGCGAAAGATTTTCATGCCGTATACTTTGTACCAGCGATTATAACATCTGTGCTATTTCTACTTGCTGCTAACAAAG GACTATTGACGAGTGTCACATGGGGCTTGACCGTCGGAAGTTTGGGCACATGGGGCGTTCTGCAACTAATGTCAGTTTTTCCATCTTGCTTTACAATTGGAGAGGCAACGGTGGTTACGCATAGTTTTATCCTGTTTTTGATGTCGGCTGTTACCAATTTACCCTTGCGATATCATTTACCTCCAATTCACGACAGTGACATAAGCACAGTTTTGTTGCAG GTTGCGATATTGTATGTAGTCGCGATATGCTTCCTATGTGGATACTTTCCTATCCTCCGCAGCACaacatacttttatttaacgaTAATCAGCCTTTTGTGTTTCGCAACTCTTCCGTTACTTTACGTTATTCTTGATAAAAATCCAATAGTATGGATAGTTTCTTTTGCTCTTGGCAGTCGTGAAAGG CGTGCAATATTCATGTATTGGGGAATATGTCTTCTGCTAAGTATTCTTATCCTACGCTATCAGATATCATCAAAATCACAAGCTACAAGTTCAAccagaaaaaattttcatgtgTTAGCcacatttgtatatattcCTGGCATGATATACGATCCTTTGCTATTGTATCTTGCCAGTGGTGTGATGTTGATACTATTTGTTGCTCTTGAG gtAATCAGACTTTTAAAAGTCCCGCCTTTAGGAGAGATTTTACAGCAAGGATTTATTGCATTTGCCGACGAAAAGGATTGTTTGCTTTCATTAACACCTATATATCTGTTGTGTGGTTTATCGTTACCTCTTTGGATGCCAACTAATAATTTGACACTAGTGGTATTACTCAGTGGCGTGCTAACGGTAGGGATCGGTGACACTGCTGCAAGCTTTGTCGGTAACAGATGGGGTTTACACAAGTGGCTCGACACGGAAAAAACTATCGAAGGCACCGTCGCATGCATATTTTGCCAAGTTTGCGTAATACTCACGCTAACATGCTGTG GTTTCATGGATACGTACCATCTACTGCTGAGAAGCCTCTTGGCGGCTGCATCAATATCGTTGATCGAGGCACGCACAAATCAAGTGGACAATCTGGCTCTGCcattattaatgtatgtatgtttgatGGTGTAA
- the Dolk gene encoding dolichol kinase isoform X2, producing MKQTVAKDFHAVYFVPAIITSVLFLLAANKGLLTSVTWGLTVGSLGTWGVLQLMSVFPSCFTIGEATVVTHSFILFLMSAVTNLPLRYHLPPIHDSDISTVLLQVAILYVVAICFLCGYFPILRSTTYFYLTIISLLCFATLPLLYVILDKNPIVWIVSFALGSRERRAIFMYWGICLLLSILILRYQISSKSQATSSTRKNFHVLATFVYIPGMIYDPLLLYLASGVMLILFVALEVIRLLKVPPLGEILQQGFIAFADEKDCLLSLTPIYLLCGLSLPLWMPTNNLTLVVLLSGVLTVGIGDTAASFVGNRWGLHKWLDTEKTIEGTVACIFCQVCVILTLTCCGFMDTYHLLLRSLLAAASISLIEARTNQVDNLALPLLMYVCLMV from the exons ATGAAACAGACCGTAGCGAAAGATTTTCATGCCGTATACTTTGTACCAGCGATTATAACATCTGTGCTATTTCTACTTGCTGCTAACAAAG GACTATTGACGAGTGTCACATGGGGCTTGACCGTCGGAAGTTTGGGCACATGGGGCGTTCTGCAACTAATGTCAGTTTTTCCATCTTGCTTTACAATTGGAGAGGCAACGGTGGTTACGCATAGTTTTATCCTGTTTTTGATGTCGGCTGTTACCAATTTACCCTTGCGATATCATTTACCTCCAATTCACGACAGTGACATAAGCACAGTTTTGTTGCAG GTTGCGATATTGTATGTAGTCGCGATATGCTTCCTATGTGGATACTTTCCTATCCTCCGCAGCACaacatacttttatttaacgaTAATCAGCCTTTTGTGTTTCGCAACTCTTCCGTTACTTTACGTTATTCTTGATAAAAATCCAATAGTATGGATAGTTTCTTTTGCTCTTGGCAGTCGTGAAAGG CGTGCAATATTCATGTATTGGGGAATATGTCTTCTGCTAAGTATTCTTATCCTACGCTATCAGATATCATCAAAATCACAAGCTACAAGTTCAAccagaaaaaattttcatgtgTTAGCcacatttgtatatattcCTGGCATGATATACGATCCTTTGCTATTGTATCTTGCCAGTGGTGTGATGTTGATACTATTTGTTGCTCTTGAG gtAATCAGACTTTTAAAAGTCCCGCCTTTAGGAGAGATTTTACAGCAAGGATTTATTGCATTTGCCGACGAAAAGGATTGTTTGCTTTCATTAACACCTATATATCTGTTGTGTGGTTTATCGTTACCTCTTTGGATGCCAACTAATAATTTGACACTAGTGGTATTACTCAGTGGCGTGCTAACGGTAGGGATCGGTGACACTGCTGCAAGCTTTGTCGGTAACAGATGGGGTTTACACAAGTGGCTCGACACGGAAAAAACTATCGAAGGCACCGTCGCATGCATATTTTGCCAAGTTTGCGTAATACTCACGCTAACATGCTGTG GTTTCATGGATACGTACCATCTACTGCTGAGAAGCCTCTTGGCGGCTGCATCAATATCGTTGATCGAGGCACGCACAAATCAAGTGGACAATCTGGCTCTGCcattattaatgtatgtatgtttgatGGTGTAA